The following are from one region of the Stigmatella ashevillena genome:
- a CDS encoding type I polyketide synthase, giving the protein MEERAIAILGMGCRFPGGADDPEAFWQLIHDGRDATIEVPSDRWDRDRYYAPERQPGKMYTRRGGFVPRLFDFDARFFGISGSEARNMEPPQRMLLEVCWEALEDAGIPPESLAGSRTGVFVGASGGEFLFTHGAALGFGGVGGMASVAAGRLAYHLDLRGPAISVDTACSSSLVALHMACESLRRGECDLALVGGVNSIQFPAIHLMLCDIGALSPDGHCKSFSAAADGFARAEGCGMMVIGRWPDKARGRARALVRATALNHDGHSSTLIAPSSEAQAALLREVLASARLKPEDITYVEAHGTGTPVGDPLEFSALREVLGGEREQLLRVGAVKSNLGHLESAAGMASLLKAVLTIERAELAPNLHVDRVNPRIELAGSGSAILTERVPWQKPPRGPRRVGISSFGFAGTNAQAILEEPPESPMESPPSPRSRHMLCLSARSDTALAEQARRYQRHLRERPSIELADLCFTAAAGRSHFEHRAAWALESREQAMAALDRLARGEASEEIALGKRTSDQPPRVVFLFTGQGSQYPGMGRSLYAQEPVFRDALDSCALALQGLLPKPLLEVLFSPPDDPSIHQTLYSQPALFSLQFSLCKLWESWGVRPSALIGHSVGEFAAACLSGSLDLHDALRLVSSRARLMQSLPLNGSMLAVQAPSDVVRQALPSSSSHLVSIAALNGPRSTVLSGEHNALLHIASSLELSGIKSQRLSVSHAFHSPLLEPILDEFQRFAASIPSRPPRLKLISNLSGLPFSQGQAPDALYWRRHAREPVLFEQGMRSLADSGFSLFLEIGPHPTLSSLARTFLDSGDGAQTWLSSMHRERDESAQLLASAAALYARGVDFDWEGFYRHRGGRKVSLPTYPFEHKRYWIPPESRRGGLDADGAPLHPLLGRRLPSALATIPFCSELSAEEPAFLRDHRVHGMTLFPATGYVELALAAVRAIHGEGPCTLKNLGFERGLMLPEGGRRRVQVLVTPAGTERASFEIHGQGTGKDEETAWILHARGEAVFERPALAQEEVSAWKRRLTDAVDVAAQYQALTDEGLEYGPGFQGLTEAWTSSAAPGEALATVRLPRELSEDAGMYRLHPAMLDACLQAIAAARRSLAGSNPHSQDTYLPVGVDELTFYQSATEVLCYVTVEERGAGPGAARMISAHLMLVDMQGRPVARLRGLKLQRVDRGALRLMAKPQVRDWFYELTWKKLASEPTASAKPAAQEPGTWLVLADAGGVAHALVDVLTRQGHRCLKVAASPAGVPSGAEGASRSEATRKIDAWVDPTRPEEFDRLVATVHEQGRLLGVIHLWALDDHALRETSEDFLVADQQRTSISALHLVQSLARARGEPPALFLVTRSAWSVLDGDCVSAPQASLWGLGRIIALEHPELRCRLIDLDGRSGPHGALNAEGAEGPGDLVAAAEALVAEFKHGGDEPQVALRGDQRYGARLTRLRKLGAEAEERLTRPPGESFALETRRPGILEELTLGPAPRPLPGRGQLEVEVAAAGLNFRDVMNAMGTYPGGPEPMGGECAGRVTALGEGVSGFAVGDEVVVGLTRGAFRRFVLADARFVAHKPTTLDFSEVVTLPVTYLTAAYGLLRLAALKPGERVLIHAGAGGVGLAAIQLAQRAGAEIFTTAGSPRKRDLLRSLGVEHVLDSRSLAFTDQIRALTKGRGVDVVLNSLAGEFVAKSMALLGPGGRFIEIGKVNILRPEEVPTGVSYHAFDIGEVCAREDSLWKEMFDDILQGIEVGKLRPLPHEAYAIEEARSAFRYMAQGRHIGKLVLTFGENPTEGSSPRVPIATDGAYLITGGLGGLGLRVARWLLERGADQVILVSRRRPSDEVQSRLRELEAIAPGEARVVVALGDVARAQDLERILDSIGRSRRLRGIVHAAGFVEDGILARLSQDSMARVMAPKMLGAWHLHQLTRHRTLDFFVGFSSMTSLLGNPGQGNYAAANAFLDALMHYRRGIGLPGLSVNWSIWREVGMAAADPARRLTPLESRGIDAIGPDEGIAAMEALLAGRIAQAGVMAVDWNRYLGSAAASAPPTLAHLVQARNRTTASPASKAPQALSPEGVEEALIAEIRRVLDLDEDLHVNPTEPLDQLGLDSLMAVELRNRLGALLGTTLPATLLFDYPSIQALAGYVRTEVLHTAAEEPAAVEPPPALAMPASGNKVAAILAAIDNLSDAEQQQLLETLLDGEA; this is encoded by the coding sequence ATGGAAGAGCGTGCGATCGCCATCCTGGGCATGGGGTGCCGGTTCCCGGGTGGCGCGGATGATCCCGAGGCCTTCTGGCAACTGATCCACGACGGACGCGACGCCACGATCGAGGTTCCCTCCGATCGGTGGGACAGGGATCGCTACTACGCGCCCGAGCGGCAACCGGGAAAGATGTACACCCGCCGGGGTGGCTTCGTGCCGCGGCTCTTCGACTTCGACGCCCGCTTCTTCGGGATCAGCGGCTCCGAGGCTCGGAATATGGAGCCGCCACAGCGCATGCTCCTCGAAGTCTGCTGGGAGGCGCTCGAGGACGCTGGAATCCCTCCCGAAAGCCTGGCCGGCTCGCGCACCGGCGTCTTCGTGGGGGCATCGGGGGGCGAGTTCCTCTTCACCCATGGCGCGGCGCTGGGGTTCGGCGGCGTTGGCGGGATGGCTTCGGTGGCGGCCGGGCGGCTCGCCTACCACCTGGATCTCCGAGGGCCCGCGATCTCGGTGGATACCGCGTGCTCGTCATCGCTGGTGGCCCTGCACATGGCCTGCGAGAGCCTGCGGCGCGGCGAGTGCGATCTGGCCCTGGTCGGCGGAGTGAACTCCATCCAGTTCCCCGCCATCCACCTGATGCTCTGTGACATTGGTGCGCTGTCGCCGGACGGCCACTGCAAGTCTTTCTCCGCAGCCGCGGATGGCTTCGCCCGGGCCGAGGGCTGCGGGATGATGGTGATCGGGCGATGGCCTGACAAGGCTCGAGGGCGCGCCCGGGCCTTGGTCCGCGCCACCGCGCTCAACCACGATGGACATAGCAGCACGCTGATCGCCCCCAGCAGCGAAGCCCAGGCCGCCCTCCTGCGCGAGGTGCTCGCCAGCGCCCGGCTGAAGCCAGAGGACATCACCTACGTCGAAGCCCATGGCACGGGCACCCCGGTGGGCGATCCGCTCGAGTTCAGTGCCCTGCGCGAGGTGCTCGGAGGCGAGCGCGAACAACTCCTGCGAGTGGGCGCTGTGAAGTCGAACCTCGGCCACCTTGAGTCCGCGGCCGGCATGGCCAGCCTCCTCAAGGCCGTGCTCACGATCGAACGCGCCGAGCTCGCTCCCAACCTTCACGTGGACCGCGTCAATCCTCGCATCGAGTTGGCGGGCTCCGGCTCGGCGATCCTCACCGAGCGTGTACCCTGGCAGAAGCCCCCTCGAGGGCCTCGCCGGGTCGGCATCAGCAGCTTCGGATTCGCGGGCACCAACGCCCAGGCCATCCTCGAAGAGCCCCCAGAGAGCCCCATGGAGTCGCCTCCTTCTCCTCGTTCACGGCACATGCTCTGTCTGTCGGCCAGGAGCGACACCGCTCTCGCCGAGCAGGCCCGCCGCTACCAGCGGCACCTGCGGGAGCGCCCCTCGATTGAACTGGCCGACCTCTGCTTCACCGCTGCCGCGGGCCGGTCGCACTTCGAGCACCGCGCGGCCTGGGCCCTCGAGAGCCGCGAGCAGGCCATGGCAGCCCTTGACCGGCTCGCGCGCGGCGAGGCCTCCGAGGAGATTGCCCTCGGGAAGCGTACGTCCGATCAGCCACCGCGCGTGGTGTTCCTGTTCACGGGACAGGGCTCGCAGTACCCCGGCATGGGCCGCTCCCTCTACGCCCAGGAGCCCGTCTTCCGCGACGCCTTGGACTCCTGCGCTCTCGCCTTGCAGGGCCTGCTTCCCAAGCCCCTGCTCGAGGTCCTCTTCTCTCCTCCTGACGACCCCTCCATCCACCAGACCCTCTACTCTCAGCCGGCCCTCTTCAGCCTCCAGTTCTCTCTCTGCAAACTCTGGGAAAGCTGGGGCGTACGACCCTCCGCTCTCATCGGCCACAGCGTCGGCGAGTTCGCTGCTGCCTGTCTCTCTGGCTCCCTGGACCTTCACGACGCTCTGCGCCTCGTCTCCTCTCGCGCTCGCCTCATGCAGTCCTTGCCTCTGAACGGCTCCATGCTCGCAGTTCAGGCTCCCTCTGACGTCGTGCGCCAGGCTCTGCCTTCCTCCTCTTCTCACCTCGTCTCCATCGCCGCCCTCAACGGGCCTCGCAGCACCGTCCTTTCTGGCGAACACAACGCACTTCTCCACATCGCCTCCTCACTGGAACTCTCGGGCATCAAGTCCCAGCGCCTCTCCGTCTCCCACGCCTTCCACTCCCCTCTCCTGGAGCCCATCCTCGATGAGTTCCAGCGCTTCGCTGCCTCCATCCCCTCTCGCCCTCCTCGCTTAAAGCTCATCTCCAACCTCTCCGGCCTTCCCTTCTCCCAAGGCCAAGCACCTGACGCCCTCTACTGGCGCAGGCATGCTCGTGAGCCTGTTCTCTTCGAACAGGGCATGCGCTCTCTGGCTGACTCCGGCTTCTCTCTCTTCCTGGAGATCGGTCCTCACCCCACTCTCTCCTCCCTGGCTCGCACCTTCCTGGACAGCGGCGACGGCGCGCAAACCTGGCTCTCATCGATGCATCGGGAGCGCGACGAGTCGGCCCAACTCCTCGCCAGCGCAGCCGCGCTCTACGCCCGAGGAGTGGACTTCGACTGGGAGGGCTTCTATCGCCATCGCGGAGGCCGCAAGGTCTCCCTGCCCACCTACCCCTTCGAGCACAAGCGCTACTGGATCCCGCCCGAGTCCCGGAGGGGAGGCCTCGACGCCGATGGCGCGCCCCTGCACCCGCTCCTTGGGCGGCGCCTGCCATCGGCCCTGGCGACCATCCCCTTCTGCTCGGAACTCAGCGCGGAGGAGCCCGCCTTCCTGCGAGACCACCGTGTCCACGGGATGACCCTGTTCCCAGCGACCGGGTACGTGGAGCTGGCGCTCGCCGCCGTGCGCGCGATCCACGGTGAGGGCCCCTGCACGCTGAAGAACCTCGGCTTTGAGCGAGGCTTGATGCTCCCCGAGGGCGGCAGGCGCCGGGTACAGGTGCTCGTGACGCCCGCGGGCACGGAGCGAGCGTCGTTCGAGATCCACGGCCAGGGCACTGGCAAAGACGAAGAGACCGCCTGGATCCTGCACGCCCGTGGCGAGGCTGTGTTCGAGCGGCCCGCCCTCGCGCAAGAGGAGGTGAGCGCGTGGAAGCGCCGACTGACCGACGCGGTAGATGTCGCGGCGCAATACCAGGCACTGACGGACGAGGGGCTTGAGTATGGCCCCGGCTTCCAGGGCCTGACGGAGGCCTGGACCTCGAGCGCAGCCCCAGGAGAGGCGCTGGCCACGGTGCGGCTACCGCGGGAGCTGAGCGAGGACGCGGGGATGTACCGCCTCCACCCTGCGATGCTGGACGCCTGTCTCCAGGCGATCGCCGCGGCGCGACGCTCCCTGGCGGGCTCCAACCCCCACTCCCAGGACACCTATCTGCCGGTGGGAGTAGACGAGCTCACCTTCTACCAGAGCGCCACCGAGGTGCTCTGCTATGTCACGGTCGAGGAGCGCGGCGCGGGGCCTGGAGCAGCCAGGATGATCTCGGCCCACCTCATGCTGGTGGACATGCAGGGGCGGCCCGTGGCCCGGCTGCGTGGGCTCAAGCTCCAGCGCGTCGATCGAGGCGCCCTTCGCCTCATGGCGAAGCCCCAGGTTCGGGACTGGTTCTATGAACTCACCTGGAAGAAGCTGGCGAGCGAGCCGACGGCCTCGGCGAAGCCCGCCGCGCAGGAGCCTGGAACCTGGTTGGTGCTGGCGGATGCGGGCGGAGTGGCGCACGCGCTCGTCGACGTCCTCACACGCCAGGGACACCGCTGCCTGAAAGTCGCTGCCTCGCCCGCCGGAGTCCCCAGCGGAGCCGAGGGGGCATCGCGCTCAGAGGCCACACGGAAGATCGACGCCTGGGTCGATCCCACCCGGCCTGAGGAGTTCGACCGGCTCGTGGCCACCGTCCACGAGCAGGGCCGACTGCTCGGAGTGATCCACCTGTGGGCGCTGGATGACCATGCCCTCCGGGAGACCTCGGAGGACTTCCTGGTCGCCGACCAGCAACGGACGAGCATCAGCGCTCTCCATCTCGTGCAGTCGCTCGCCCGCGCGCGCGGTGAGCCCCCAGCCCTGTTCCTGGTGACGCGCAGCGCCTGGTCCGTGCTCGATGGAGACTGCGTGTCCGCTCCTCAGGCCTCGCTGTGGGGCCTGGGCCGGATCATCGCCCTGGAGCACCCCGAACTCCGCTGCCGCCTCATCGATCTCGATGGCCGCTCCGGGCCCCACGGAGCCCTGAACGCCGAGGGCGCTGAAGGCCCCGGAGACCTCGTGGCCGCCGCGGAGGCCCTCGTGGCCGAGTTCAAGCACGGCGGGGACGAGCCGCAGGTGGCCCTGCGCGGTGATCAGCGCTACGGCGCGCGCCTCACCCGCCTGCGCAAGCTCGGCGCCGAGGCCGAGGAGCGCCTGACACGGCCCCCAGGCGAGTCCTTCGCGCTCGAGACCCGGCGGCCGGGCATCCTCGAAGAACTCACCTTGGGCCCGGCGCCGAGGCCTCTGCCCGGGCGGGGGCAGCTCGAGGTCGAGGTCGCCGCCGCTGGCCTCAACTTCCGTGATGTGATGAACGCGATGGGCACCTACCCCGGTGGCCCGGAGCCCATGGGCGGTGAGTGCGCGGGTCGCGTGACGGCCCTGGGCGAGGGCGTCTCAGGCTTCGCGGTCGGTGATGAGGTGGTGGTCGGCCTGACCCGAGGCGCCTTCCGCCGCTTCGTGCTCGCCGATGCCCGCTTCGTGGCCCACAAGCCGACCACGCTCGACTTCAGCGAGGTGGTGACGCTGCCGGTGACCTACCTCACCGCGGCCTATGGGCTGTTGCGCCTGGCAGCCTTGAAGCCAGGCGAGCGCGTCCTCATCCACGCGGGAGCTGGAGGCGTGGGACTGGCCGCGATCCAGCTCGCCCAGCGTGCGGGAGCGGAGATCTTCACGACGGCTGGCAGTCCTCGCAAGCGCGACCTCCTGCGCTCGTTGGGCGTCGAGCACGTGCTCGACTCGCGCTCGCTGGCCTTCACCGATCAGATCCGCGCCTTGACGAAGGGCCGGGGCGTGGATGTCGTGTTGAACTCCCTGGCCGGCGAGTTCGTCGCCAAGAGCATGGCGCTGCTCGGACCTGGCGGGCGCTTCATCGAGATCGGCAAGGTCAACATCCTCCGCCCGGAAGAGGTGCCCACTGGCGTGAGCTACCACGCCTTCGACATCGGCGAGGTGTGCGCGCGCGAGGACTCACTCTGGAAAGAGATGTTCGATGACATCCTCCAAGGGATCGAGGTCGGCAAGCTGCGGCCCCTGCCCCACGAGGCATATGCCATCGAAGAGGCCCGGAGCGCGTTCCGCTACATGGCCCAGGGTCGGCACATCGGCAAGCTGGTCCTGACATTCGGAGAGAACCCCACCGAGGGCTCGAGTCCTCGCGTCCCCATTGCCACGGACGGCGCCTACCTGATCACCGGAGGCCTCGGCGGACTCGGCCTGCGCGTGGCCCGCTGGCTCCTGGAGCGCGGCGCCGACCAGGTCATCCTGGTCAGCCGCCGCCGTCCCTCGGACGAGGTCCAGTCCCGGCTGCGCGAGCTGGAAGCCATTGCGCCCGGCGAGGCTCGCGTCGTCGTGGCCCTCGGCGATGTCGCGCGAGCCCAAGACCTGGAGCGGATCCTCGACTCGATCGGTCGCTCGCGCCGACTGCGCGGCATCGTGCATGCCGCTGGCTTCGTGGAGGATGGCATCCTCGCCCGGCTGAGCCAGGACAGCATGGCGCGGGTGATGGCGCCCAAGATGCTCGGAGCCTGGCACCTGCACCAGCTCACGCGCCACCGGACGCTCGACTTCTTCGTCGGGTTCTCGTCCATGACGTCACTGCTCGGCAACCCCGGGCAGGGCAACTACGCCGCGGCCAACGCCTTCCTGGACGCCCTGATGCACTACCGCCGTGGCATCGGCCTGCCGGGCCTGAGCGTCAACTGGAGCATCTGGCGCGAGGTCGGCATGGCCGCCGCAGATCCTGCTCGACGGCTGACTCCGCTCGAGTCCCGTGGGATTGACGCCATTGGCCCCGATGAGGGCATCGCGGCCATGGAGGCCCTGCTCGCTGGCAGGATCGCCCAGGCGGGCGTCATGGCTGTCGATTGGAATCGATACCTGGGCAGCGCCGCAGCGAGCGCCCCGCCGACCCTGGCCCACCTGGTACAGGCCCGGAATCGAACGACCGCCTCGCCCGCGAGCAAGGCCCCGCAGGCGCTGTCGCCAGAGGGAGTGGAAGAGGCGCTCATCGCCGAGATCCGCCGGGTGCTCGACCTGGACGAGGATCTCCACGTCAACCCTACCGAGCCACTGGATCAGTTGGGGCTCGACTCGCTCATGGCCGTGGAGCTGCGCAACCGCCTGGGCGCGCTGCTCGGGACCACCCTGCCCGCGACCCTCCTCTTCGATTACCCGAGCATCCAGGCCCTGGCCGGCTACGTGCGGACCGAGGTGCTGCACACGGCCGCCGAAGAGCCCGCAGCCGTGGAGCCCCCTCCGGCCCTGGCCATGCCCGCGAGCGGAAACAAGGTGGCCGCGATCCTGGCCGCCATCGATAACTTGTCCGATGCAGAGCAACAGCAGCTCCTGGAAACCCTTTTGGATGGGGAGGCATAG
- a CDS encoding type I polyketide synthase: protein MSLRRKTALASRFARKLQRHTTEPIAVVGMSCRFPGAPDLEAYRRLFSEAWETRREIPSERWDNNAYYSPTPGLPGAISTRHGGFIDHIDRFDAGFFRLTPREVEAMDPQHRLLLELAWEAFESASMPPRVLSGSQTGVFVGISTFDYVDLTDTHAPDGYTNTGLSHSAAVGRVSYFFDLKGPCEAIDTACSGSLVAVHNACQSLRANEVDCALAGGVNALIAPYGFMGFSQAGMMAPDGLCKTFDARADGYGRSEGCGMVVLKRLSDARRDRDIIHALITGSAVNHDGRSQGFTAPNGLAQRDVVQRAWKLGGYGPEDIDYVEAHGTGTSLGDPQELLALSGIFRGRETADKRVVVASAKTNIGHLESAAGIAGLIKLVLMVRDAEIFPHLHLQRTNPNIDLGTLPLQIPTERRPWRTRASRRVGGVSSFGFSGTNAHVLVESVSDEAEPEATEAAGAETGDGASASEGASPSETAAPPPPPPLPLRPVQIVPLSARSRTALTALAGRWSRHTREHVSDELTDLAFTAATGRHHFEHRAAVVASSRRELDAALDAARRGAEDKNLVQGGARPRVQPKLAFLFTGQGSQYPGMGRSLYAQEPVFRDALDSCALALQGLLPKPLLEVLFSPPDDPSIHQTLYSQPALFSLQFSLCKLWESWGVRPSALIGHSVGEFAAACLSGSLDLHDALRLVSSRARLMQSLPLNGSMLAVQAPSDVVRQALPSSSSHLVSIAALNGPRSTVLSGEHNALLHIASSLELSGIKSQRLSVSHAFHSPLLEPILDEFQRFAASIPSRPPRLKLISNLSGLPFSQGQAPDALYWRRHAREPVLFEQGMRSLADSGFSLFLEIGPHPTLSSLARTFLANPQGDEDERVWLSSLSHEKDDTQSILESAAALYAHGIELDWARFHERRPARKVLLPSYPFERKRHWLAPASKQQPLAPKAANGHPLLGRRLPSAMPGAQFEAILGAGSPAYLSGHRIYGLTVFPATGYVELALAAMRAVVGEHPCELENVSIERALILSDDSQRRVQVLLVPMSHESGEERFRFEIHSQPFQGDDVEGPIMPWLLHARGEARRDTATQSMPPPPHQTAESAAAMLKSEVEIAPKDFYKVLTERGMGYTGAFRPLTSIRRGSHGSGMAFAHAALPAEEHSHPVQPNARHVVHPALLDGCLQAIGAALTTKFAAGNAINMAYLPVAIGRVRLRRPPGNEVSSHVEVQFDKGLEYSATLSVFSADGSPALEIEGLRMQGVERSRLREATSERQQGADILHKLGEASLTERWGLMVSFLANQVADIMGIESNEIEGGLMYFELGMNSLGSVELQYRIQKNLRCELPKNLIVDYESTESLATRLLTQVFGQDSFQRVQP from the coding sequence GTGTCCCTCCGACGCAAGACCGCCTTGGCCAGCCGCTTCGCCCGCAAGCTGCAGCGCCATACCACCGAGCCCATCGCTGTCGTCGGCATGAGCTGCCGCTTCCCGGGCGCGCCCGACCTCGAGGCCTACCGGCGGCTGTTCTCCGAGGCCTGGGAGACCCGGCGAGAGATCCCATCGGAGCGCTGGGACAACAACGCCTATTACAGCCCGACGCCGGGGCTCCCCGGCGCCATCTCCACGCGCCATGGCGGCTTCATCGATCACATCGATCGCTTCGACGCCGGGTTCTTCCGCCTCACTCCGCGCGAGGTCGAGGCCATGGACCCCCAACACCGCCTGCTGCTCGAGCTGGCATGGGAGGCCTTCGAGTCGGCGAGCATGCCCCCGCGCGTCCTGTCTGGCAGCCAGACCGGTGTGTTCGTGGGCATCTCGACCTTCGACTACGTGGATCTCACCGACACCCACGCGCCGGATGGCTACACGAACACGGGCCTCTCCCACAGCGCGGCCGTGGGGCGGGTATCGTACTTCTTCGATCTCAAGGGCCCGTGTGAGGCCATCGACACGGCATGCTCCGGGTCGCTGGTCGCGGTCCACAATGCCTGCCAGAGCTTGCGCGCGAACGAGGTGGACTGCGCCCTGGCCGGAGGAGTCAACGCGCTCATCGCGCCCTACGGCTTCATGGGGTTCTCGCAGGCCGGGATGATGGCGCCGGATGGCCTCTGCAAGACCTTCGACGCCCGAGCCGATGGGTACGGCCGGAGCGAGGGCTGCGGCATGGTGGTGCTCAAGCGGCTGTCCGACGCGCGGCGCGATCGCGACATCATCCATGCGCTCATCACAGGCTCGGCGGTGAACCACGACGGCCGCAGTCAGGGCTTCACCGCTCCCAACGGGCTGGCACAGCGGGATGTGGTGCAGCGAGCGTGGAAGCTCGGCGGCTATGGTCCCGAGGACATCGATTACGTCGAAGCCCACGGGACGGGCACGTCCCTGGGGGATCCTCAGGAACTGCTGGCGCTGAGCGGCATCTTCCGGGGCCGAGAGACCGCCGACAAACGCGTCGTGGTGGCCTCGGCCAAGACCAACATCGGGCACTTGGAGTCCGCGGCCGGCATCGCCGGGCTCATCAAGCTGGTGCTCATGGTCCGTGACGCGGAGATCTTCCCGCACCTCCACTTGCAGCGGACCAACCCCAACATCGATCTCGGCACCCTGCCGCTACAGATCCCCACCGAGCGCCGTCCGTGGCGCACGCGCGCGTCCAGGCGCGTGGGGGGAGTGAGTTCCTTCGGCTTCAGCGGCACCAACGCCCACGTGCTCGTGGAGTCCGTAAGCGATGAGGCGGAGCCCGAGGCCACGGAGGCAGCAGGCGCGGAGACCGGCGACGGCGCGAGCGCCAGTGAAGGCGCGAGCCCCAGTGAGACCGCAGCCCCACCGCCGCCACCTCCGCTGCCCCTGCGTCCGGTGCAGATCGTGCCCCTGTCGGCCCGCTCGCGCACAGCACTCACGGCCCTGGCGGGACGTTGGTCCCGGCACACCCGTGAGCACGTGAGCGATGAGCTGACGGATCTGGCTTTCACGGCCGCCACGGGTCGCCACCACTTCGAGCATCGCGCTGCCGTCGTGGCCTCTTCGCGGCGTGAACTCGATGCCGCGCTCGATGCCGCGCGTCGCGGAGCTGAGGACAAGAACCTCGTGCAAGGTGGCGCTCGGCCTCGGGTTCAGCCCAAGCTGGCGTTCCTGTTCACGGGACAGGGCTCGCAGTACCCCGGCATGGGCCGCTCCCTCTACGCCCAGGAGCCCGTCTTCCGCGACGCCTTGGACTCCTGCGCTCTCGCCTTGCAGGGCCTGCTTCCCAAGCCCCTGCTCGAGGTCCTCTTCTCTCCTCCTGACGACCCCTCCATCCACCAGACCCTCTACTCTCAGCCGGCCCTCTTCAGCCTCCAGTTCTCTCTCTGCAAACTCTGGGAAAGCTGGGGCGTACGACCCTCCGCTCTCATCGGCCACAGCGTCGGCGAGTTCGCTGCTGCCTGTCTCTCTGGCTCCCTGGACCTTCACGACGCTCTGCGCCTCGTCTCCTCTCGCGCTCGCCTCATGCAGTCCTTGCCTCTGAACGGCTCCATGCTCGCAGTTCAGGCTCCCTCTGACGTCGTGCGCCAGGCTCTGCCTTCCTCCTCTTCTCACCTCGTCTCCATCGCCGCCCTCAACGGGCCTCGCAGCACCGTCCTTTCTGGCGAACACAACGCACTTCTCCACATCGCCTCCTCACTGGAACTCTCGGGCATCAAGTCCCAGCGCCTCTCCGTCTCCCACGCCTTCCACTCCCCTCTCCTGGAGCCCATCCTCGATGAGTTCCAGCGCTTCGCTGCCTCCATCCCCTCTCGCCCTCCTCGCTTAAAGCTCATCTCCAACCTCTCCGGCCTTCCCTTCTCCCAAGGCCAAGCACCTGACGCCCTCTACTGGCGCAGGCATGCTCGTGAGCCTGTTCTCTTCGAACAGGGCATGCGCTCTCTGGCTGACTCCGGCTTCTCTCTCTTCCTGGAGATCGGTCCTCACCCCACCCTCTCCTCCCTGGCTCGCACCTTCCTGGCGAACCCTCAAGGAGACGAGGACGAGCGGGTCTGGCTCTCGTCTCTCTCTCATGAGAAGGACGACACCCAGAGCATCCTGGAGAGCGCGGCCGCGCTCTACGCCCACGGGATCGAGTTGGACTGGGCGCGTTTCCACGAGCGCCGTCCGGCCCGGAAGGTGCTCCTGCCCTCCTACCCCTTCGAGCGCAAGCGCCACTGGCTCGCTCCTGCGAGCAAGCAACAACCTCTGGCTCCCAAGGCAGCCAATGGCCACCCCCTGCTGGGCCGACGCCTGCCATCGGCCATGCCTGGGGCGCAGTTCGAAGCCATCCTGGGCGCCGGGTCACCCGCGTATCTGTCCGGCCACCGCATCTACGGCCTAACGGTCTTCCCAGCGACTGGGTATGTGGAACTGGCCCTCGCCGCGATGCGTGCCGTGGTCGGTGAGCACCCGTGCGAACTCGAGAACGTGTCCATCGAGCGCGCCCTGATCCTTTCCGACGACAGCCAGCGCAGGGTCCAGGTGCTACTCGTGCCCATGTCGCACGAGAGTGGCGAGGAGCGGTTCCGCTTCGAGATCCACAGCCAGCCCTTCCAGGGCGATGACGTGGAGGGGCCGATCATGCCCTGGCTCCTCCACGCGAGGGGCGAGGCCCGCAGAGACACCGCGACCCAGAGCATGCCCCCCCCTCCCCACCAGACCGCCGAGAGCGCTGCGGCCATGCTCAAGAGTGAGGTCGAGATCGCTCCAAAGGACTTCTACAAGGTCCTGACCGAGCGCGGCATGGGCTACACAGGTGCGTTTCGGCCCCTCACCTCGATCCGGCGTGGATCCCACGGCTCCGGCATGGCCTTCGCGCATGCGGCCCTGCCCGCGGAGGAGCACTCCCACCCGGTGCAGCCGAATGCCCGCCATGTGGTCCACCCAGCGCTCCTCGACGGCTGCTTGCAGGCCATCGGGGCCGCACTCACCACGAAGTTCGCGGCGGGCAACGCCATCAACATGGCCTATCTGCCGGTGGCCATCGGGCGCGTGCGTCTGAGGCGCCCCCCTGGCAACGAGGTGTCGAGCCACGTGGAAGTCCAGTTCGACAAAGGCCTGGAGTACAGCGCCACGCTCTCCGTGTTCTCCGCCGATGGCTCGCCCGCGCTCGAGATCGAGGGCCTGCGCATGCAAGGCGTGGAGCGCTCGCGCCTGCGCGAGGCCACCTCGGAGCGACAGCAGGGCGCGGACATCCTGCACAAGCTCGGAGAGGCCTCGCTCACGGAGCGCTGGGGGCTGATGGTCTCCTTCCTCGCCAACCAGGTCGCCGACATCATGGGCATCGAGAGCAACGAGATCGAAGGAGGGCTCATGTACTTCGAACTCGGCATGAACTCGCTGGGCTCCGTGGAACTCCAGTACCGGATCCAGAAGAACCTGCGCTGCGAGCTGCCGAAGAACCTGATCGTCGACTACGAGAGCACCGAGTCCCTGGCCACCCGCCTGCTCACCCAAGTGTTCGGCCAGGACTCCTTCCAGAGGGTGCAACCATGA